The following coding sequences are from one Diprion similis isolate iyDipSimi1 chromosome 9, iyDipSimi1.1, whole genome shotgun sequence window:
- the LOC124410263 gene encoding uncharacterized protein LOC124410263 — protein MSLCFCLFLSDSENHHLDNMEPLPLIPYNENNIIPEMGCLVREIFQNTFQANAATWQMSMNLSKSCRQNLELKEMAEQMQTEMVRHKRIHDDLEYAEMQIMKSQGYHLCRDERIMSNDRAMEIIRLKRHPLYIDLHPDIVKEYPLLQSDDLLPATHECCTGLL, from the exons ATGTCATTATGTTTCTGTCTATTCCTCAGTGATTCAGAAAATCATCATCTAGACAATATGGAACCCTTACCTTTGATACCATATAAtgagaataatattattccaGAAATGGGATGTCTAGTGCGAGAAATCTTTCAAAATACATTTCAAGCCAATGCCGCAACTTGGCAAATGtcaatgaatctttcaaaGTCATGCCGACAAAATTTAGAGTTGAAAGAAATGGCTGAGCAAATGCAGACG GAAATGGTTCGTCATAAAAGGATTCACGATGACTTAGAGTATGCTGAAATGCAAATAATGAAATCTCAAGGATATCATCTGTGCAGAGATGAGAGGATTATGTCAAACGACAGAGCGATGGAAATAATACGCTTGAAACGTCATCCACTGTACATTGATTTACATCCAGATATTGTAAAAGAATATCCTCTTCTGCAATCAGATGACCTGTTACCTGCAACTCACGAGTGTTGTACAGGTTTATTGTAG